A genome region from Arthrobacter agilis includes the following:
- the gnd gene encoding phosphogluconate dehydrogenase (NAD(+)-dependent, decarboxylating), with the protein MHIGLIGLGKMGFNMRERLRGKGIEVTGFDRNPDRTDVANIEELVSALPAPRIIWVMVPAGQITDAVVKDLSEALSEGDLVIDGGNSKFTDDQIHATLLAQKGIRFLDCGVSGGVWGLENGYGLMAGGLQDDVERAMPIFDALRPDGDRAESFVHVGDVGAGHYAKMVHNGIEYGLMQSYAEGYELLEAKDIVKDVHGTFAAWQKGTVVRSWLLDLLVKAVQEDPGLSKIAGYVEDSGEGRWTVEEAIANSVPAPAITAALFARFASRQEDSPSMKMVAALRNQFGGHAVKPAEPKPE; encoded by the coding sequence ATGCATATCGGCCTCATTGGACTCGGAAAAATGGGATTCAACATGAGGGAGCGTCTCCGCGGGAAGGGTATCGAGGTCACCGGCTTCGACCGGAACCCCGACCGCACCGATGTGGCGAACATCGAGGAACTGGTATCGGCACTCCCCGCTCCGCGGATCATCTGGGTGATGGTCCCTGCGGGCCAGATCACCGACGCCGTGGTGAAGGATCTCTCGGAGGCCCTGTCCGAGGGTGACCTCGTCATCGACGGTGGCAACTCGAAGTTCACCGATGACCAGATCCACGCCACGCTGCTCGCGCAGAAGGGCATCCGGTTCCTCGACTGCGGTGTCTCAGGCGGTGTCTGGGGACTCGAGAACGGTTACGGCCTCATGGCGGGCGGGCTGCAGGACGACGTCGAGCGCGCGATGCCGATCTTCGATGCACTCCGTCCCGACGGTGACCGTGCCGAGAGCTTCGTCCACGTGGGTGATGTGGGAGCCGGACACTACGCCAAGATGGTCCACAACGGGATCGAGTACGGGCTCATGCAGTCCTACGCCGAGGGTTACGAGCTGCTCGAGGCCAAGGACATCGTCAAGGACGTCCATGGCACGTTCGCCGCATGGCAGAAGGGCACCGTGGTGCGGTCCTGGCTTCTCGACCTCCTGGTCAAGGCCGTGCAGGAGGACCCCGGACTGTCGAAGATCGCCGGTTACGTCGAGGATTCGGGTGAAGGCCGGTGGACCGTCGAGGAGGCCATCGCCAATTCCGTCCCGGCTCCGGCCATCACTGCCGCCCTGTTCGCGCGATTCGCCTCCCGGCAGGAGGACTCGCCCTCCATGAAGATGGTCGCGGCGCTCCGCAACCAGTTCGGCGGCCACGCGGTGAAGCCGGCCGAACCGAAACCCGAGTAG
- the recF gene encoding DNA replication/repair protein RecF (All proteins in this family for which functions are known are DNA-binding proteins that assist the filamentation of RecA onto DNA for the initiation of recombination or recombinational repair.): MYVEHLSLTGFRSYEQLDTAIEPGITVFVGPNGVGKTNIVEAIGYLATLSSHRVSSDKPLIRFGQDRAIIRGRFVRGTQRTGVEVEINAESGNRARINRANPVRARDAAGILKTVLFAPEDLSLVKGDPSGRRRYLDEVMVSLLPHQTALRADYERVLKQRNALLKSARAAGRFSTGHEATLDVWDQHLAEAGARLLSARLLLVDLLRPHVQRAYKELTDGSKVADIAYVSSVSSTGIAVDDDGAEATHGASADGLRDLELPALTELFVESLLRHRKKELDRGISLVGPHRDELGLLLGGAPVKGYASHGETWSMALALRLASYYLLLEEDHTPGGDPVLILDDVFAELDAQRRTRLAAIVAPAEQVLVTAAVGDDIPAALLGRQIHVTPGALAGSDTETGFSVDAGPDTEAGPTDEHRDLPPDLPLDLPSGEAHA, encoded by the coding sequence GTGTACGTGGAGCACCTCTCACTCACCGGGTTCCGGAGCTACGAGCAGCTCGACACGGCGATCGAACCCGGGATCACGGTGTTCGTCGGGCCCAACGGCGTGGGGAAGACCAACATCGTCGAGGCCATCGGCTATCTGGCGACCCTGTCCTCGCACCGTGTCAGCAGCGACAAGCCGCTGATCCGTTTCGGCCAGGACCGCGCGATCATCCGCGGCAGGTTCGTCCGGGGTACCCAGCGCACCGGCGTCGAAGTCGAGATCAACGCGGAATCCGGCAACCGCGCCAGGATCAACAGGGCCAACCCCGTGCGTGCGCGGGACGCGGCAGGGATCCTCAAGACCGTCCTCTTCGCTCCCGAGGACCTCTCGCTCGTCAAGGGTGATCCCTCCGGACGGCGCCGGTACCTCGACGAGGTGATGGTCTCCCTGCTCCCGCACCAGACGGCGCTGCGGGCGGACTACGAGCGGGTGCTCAAGCAGCGCAACGCCCTGCTCAAGTCGGCGCGGGCCGCCGGACGGTTCTCGACAGGCCACGAAGCCACCCTCGACGTGTGGGACCAGCACCTCGCCGAGGCCGGCGCACGCCTGCTGTCCGCCCGGCTCCTCCTCGTCGACCTGCTCCGTCCCCACGTCCAGCGCGCCTACAAGGAGTTGACGGACGGGTCGAAGGTCGCTGATATCGCGTACGTCTCCAGCGTCTCGTCCACCGGGATCGCGGTAGATGACGACGGAGCGGAGGCGACGCACGGCGCCTCCGCGGACGGACTGAGGGACCTCGAGCTGCCGGCGCTCACGGAACTGTTCGTCGAGAGCCTGCTCCGCCACCGGAAGAAGGAACTGGACCGTGGCATCTCACTCGTGGGTCCGCACCGCGACGAGCTCGGACTCCTGCTGGGCGGGGCCCCGGTCAAGGGCTACGCATCGCACGGAGAGACATGGTCCATGGCCCTCGCCCTCCGGCTGGCCTCCTACTATCTGCTCCTTGAGGAGGACCACACCCCGGGTGGCGACCCGGTCCTGATCCTCGACGACGTGTTCGCGGAACTCGACGCACAGCGGCGGACGCGCCTGGCCGCCATCGTGGCTCCTGCCGAACAGGTGCTGGTCACCGCGGCAGTGGGCGACGACATCCCTGCGGCGCTCCTCGGACGCCAGATCCACGTGACCCCGGGCGCCCTTGCCGGTTCCGACACCGAAACCGGTTTCAGCGTCGACGCCGGTCCGGACACCGAAGCCGGTCCCACGGACGAGCACCGGGACCTCCCACCGGACCTCCCATTGGACCTCCCCTCAGGAGAGGCTCATGCCTGA
- a CDS encoding DUF721 domain-containing protein → MPEDREEEPASGAGKDPRRGSDPDRGDDGEPGRAGAEEFPAQDAPQALLNRLRSASEARGTPRGPAAKQPGKTPRRRYSPEPVYGGRDPEGVGNVFSRMLAERGWRSPVAIGSVLSRWDEIVGTDIAAHCVPESFDADTVLVRCDSTAWATQLRLIAPEVLRRFEAELGAGVVKRLSVIGPAAPSWRKGGRTVKGRGPRDTYG, encoded by the coding sequence ATGCCTGAGGACCGCGAGGAGGAACCGGCATCCGGTGCGGGAAAGGACCCTCGGCGGGGATCCGATCCGGACCGCGGCGACGACGGTGAACCCGGCCGGGCGGGCGCCGAGGAGTTCCCCGCGCAGGATGCTCCGCAGGCTCTGCTCAACCGGCTGCGCAGCGCATCGGAGGCCCGGGGCACCCCCCGCGGACCGGCGGCGAAGCAACCGGGGAAGACACCGCGACGCCGGTACTCACCCGAACCGGTCTACGGAGGACGCGACCCGGAAGGCGTGGGCAACGTGTTCTCCCGGATGCTCGCCGAGCGCGGCTGGAGGTCACCGGTGGCCATCGGGTCGGTCCTGTCCCGCTGGGACGAGATCGTCGGAACGGACATCGCGGCCCATTGCGTACCCGAGAGCTTCGACGCCGACACCGTCCTCGTCCGCTGTGATTCGACCGCCTGGGCCACCCAGCTGCGCCTCATCGCACCGGAGGTACTGCGGCGGTTCGAGGCCGAACTCGGTGCCGGCGTCGTGAAGCGACTCTCCGTGATCGGCCCCGCCGCGCCGAGCTGGCGCAAGGGTGGGCGCACGGTCAAAGGTCGCGGTCCCCGCGATACCTACGGGTGA
- the gyrB gene encoding DNA topoisomerase (ATP-hydrolyzing) subunit B has product MLIGEGESPILEAATEHAYGASEITVLEGLEAVRKRPGMYIGSTGPRGLHHLVYEVVDNSVDEALAGYCDHIEITLQADGGVKVVDNGRGIPVDMHPTEGRPTVEVVMTILHAGGKFGGGGYAVSGGLHGVGISVVNALSKRVETEVRRQGHVWRQSFRDGGKPFGELRKGEETSETGTTQTFYPDDAIFESTEFDFETLRARFQQMAFLNKGLRITLTDERVDAVQTDEVTEVENAQESDGEPKHRAVVYFYENGLLDYVRHLNSSKRVDVVHPDVIAFETEDTDRTMSVEIALQWTSAYSESVHTYANTINTHEGGTHEEGFRAAMTTLINKYAREKNIIKEKDDNLTGDDIREGLTAVISVKLSEPQFEGQTKTKLGNSEVKGFVQRVVTDQLGDWLERNPGPARDVIRKSIQASQARLAARKARESTRRKGLLESGGMPGKLKDCQSKDPARSEIYIVEGDSAGGSAVRGRNPETQAILPLRGKILNVERARLDRALGNSEVQAMITAFGAGIGEDFNVDKARYHKIVLMADADVDGQHITTLLLTLLFRYMRPLIENGFVYLAQPPLYRIKWSNAKHDYVFSDRERDEVIKMGLANNQRLPKDNGIQRYKGLGEMDYTELWETTMDPDHRTLLQVTMDDAAAADQVFSVLMGEDVESRRNFIQQNAKDVRFLDI; this is encoded by the coding sequence GTGTTGATCGGCGAGGGCGAGTCCCCCATTCTGGAGGCCGCGACCGAACACGCGTACGGCGCCAGTGAGATCACCGTCCTCGAAGGACTGGAAGCGGTCCGCAAACGACCCGGCATGTACATCGGGTCCACCGGCCCGCGCGGCCTCCACCACCTCGTCTACGAAGTCGTGGACAACTCGGTGGACGAGGCGCTCGCCGGGTACTGCGACCACATCGAGATCACGCTCCAGGCCGACGGCGGCGTCAAGGTCGTCGACAACGGGCGTGGCATCCCCGTCGACATGCACCCCACCGAGGGCCGGCCCACGGTTGAGGTCGTCATGACCATCCTCCACGCCGGCGGCAAGTTCGGTGGCGGCGGGTACGCGGTGTCGGGTGGCCTGCACGGCGTCGGTATCTCCGTCGTCAATGCCCTGTCCAAGCGCGTCGAGACCGAGGTCCGCCGCCAGGGACACGTCTGGCGCCAGTCCTTCAGGGACGGTGGCAAGCCGTTCGGTGAACTGAGGAAGGGTGAGGAGACCTCGGAGACCGGGACCACCCAGACGTTCTACCCGGACGACGCGATCTTCGAGAGCACCGAGTTCGACTTCGAGACCCTCCGCGCGCGATTCCAGCAGATGGCGTTCCTCAACAAGGGACTGCGCATCACGCTGACTGACGAGCGGGTCGACGCCGTACAGACCGACGAGGTCACCGAGGTCGAGAACGCGCAGGAGTCCGACGGCGAGCCGAAGCACCGGGCCGTGGTGTATTTCTACGAGAACGGGCTGCTGGACTACGTCCGGCACCTCAATTCGTCCAAGCGCGTGGACGTCGTCCACCCCGACGTGATCGCCTTCGAGACGGAGGACACGGACCGGACCATGTCCGTCGAGATCGCGCTGCAGTGGACGTCGGCGTACTCCGAGAGCGTGCACACCTACGCGAACACGATCAACACGCACGAGGGTGGCACCCACGAAGAGGGCTTCCGTGCGGCCATGACCACGCTGATCAACAAGTACGCACGCGAGAAGAACATCATCAAGGAGAAGGACGACAACCTCACGGGTGACGACATCCGTGAGGGCCTGACCGCCGTCATCTCCGTCAAGCTGTCGGAGCCTCAGTTCGAGGGCCAGACGAAGACGAAGCTCGGCAACTCCGAGGTCAAGGGATTCGTGCAGCGCGTCGTCACCGACCAGCTCGGTGACTGGCTGGAGCGCAACCCGGGGCCGGCCCGCGACGTCATCCGCAAGTCCATCCAGGCATCCCAGGCACGCCTCGCGGCTCGCAAGGCGCGCGAGTCCACGCGGCGCAAGGGGCTGCTGGAGTCCGGCGGTATGCCGGGCAAGCTCAAGGACTGCCAGTCCAAGGACCCCGCACGGTCCGAGATCTACATCGTGGAGGGCGACTCGGCCGGTGGCTCGGCCGTCCGGGGACGCAACCCCGAGACCCAGGCCATCCTCCCGCTCCGCGGGAAGATCCTGAACGTGGAGCGGGCGCGCCTCGACCGCGCCCTCGGCAACAGCGAGGTCCAGGCCATGATCACCGCGTTCGGTGCGGGGATCGGCGAGGACTTCAACGTGGACAAGGCCCGGTACCACAAGATCGTGCTCATGGCCGACGCGGACGTGGACGGCCAGCACATCACCACCCTGCTGCTCACGCTGCTGTTCCGCTACATGCGGCCGCTTATCGAGAACGGTTTCGTGTACCTCGCCCAGCCTCCGCTGTACCGGATCAAGTGGTCCAACGCGAAGCACGACTACGTGTTCAGTGACCGTGAGCGTGACGAGGTCATCAAGATGGGCCTGGCCAACAACCAGCGCCTGCCCAAGGACAACGGGATCCAGCGCTACAAGGGTCTCGGCGAGATGGACTACACGGAACTGTGGGAGACCACGATGGATCCGGACCACCGCACGCTGCTCCAGGTCACCATGGACGACGCCGCCGCCGCGGACCAGGTGTTCTCGGTGCTCATGGGCGAGGACGTGGAGTCCCGCCGTAACTTCATCCAGCAGAACGCCAAGGACGTGCGTTTCCTGGATATCTAG
- the gyrA gene encoding DNA gyrase subunit A encodes MSDDITGNGPDEPLEGEVLTDRVEQVDLQTEMQRSYLDYAMAVIVGRALPDVRDGLKPVHRRVLYAMFDGGYRPDRSFNKCARVVGEVMGQYHPHGDSAIYDALVRLIQDWTMRYPLALGQGNFGSPGNDGAAAPRYTETKMAPLAMEMVRDIDEETVDFQDNYDGKNQEPTILPSRFPNLLVNGSSGIAVGMATNIPPHNLREVADGVQWYLENPGATKEELLEALIARIKGPDFPTGAQILGHKGIEDAYRTGRGSITMRAVVNVEEIQNRTCLVVTELPYQANPDNLAIKIAELVKDGRISGIADLRDETSGRTGQRLVIVLKRDAVAKVVLNNLYKHTQLQDNFSANMLAIVDDVPRTLSLDAFIRHWVNHQLEVIVRRTRYRLRKAEEEAHILRGLLKALDALDEVIALIRASSTTEQARDGLMELLSIDELQATAILNMQLRRLAALERQKIQDRHAELESMITEFNRILASEDVQRGIVSTELADIVAKYGDDRRTEILMGYDGDMSMEDLIPEEEMVVTITRGGYVKRTRSDNYRQQARGGKGIKGAQLRGDDVVEHFFVTTTHHWLLFFTNLGRVYRAKAYELVEAARDAKGQHVANLLAFQPDETIAQVLDLRDYQQSPFLVLATKRGLVKKTRLEDYDTNRTAGVIAINLRDNDELVSAQLVSSEDDIMLVSRKGQSLRFTADDDALRPMGRATSGVTGMKFRDDDELLAANVVTDDSYVFIVTEGGFAKRTKVDDYRVQGRGGLGIKVAKLAEERGDLVGALVVQEEDEVLVVMGGGKVVRSAVAGVPAKGRDTMGVIFAKPDKTDRIIAVARNSERSVAVEEGLIEDPAEASPDVEVIDTVTPQQDPAEFTADEVRLSTEETAEPDAESPEHGGTE; translated from the coding sequence ATGAGTGACGACATCACCGGCAACGGACCGGACGAGCCTCTCGAGGGCGAGGTCCTGACGGACCGCGTCGAGCAGGTCGACCTGCAGACCGAGATGCAGCGGTCCTACCTCGACTACGCGATGGCCGTCATCGTCGGCCGGGCCCTGCCCGACGTCCGCGACGGACTGAAGCCCGTCCACCGCCGCGTCCTCTACGCGATGTTCGACGGTGGCTACCGCCCCGACCGCTCGTTCAACAAGTGTGCCCGCGTGGTCGGCGAGGTCATGGGCCAGTACCACCCGCACGGTGATTCCGCGATCTACGACGCCCTCGTCCGCCTGATCCAGGACTGGACCATGCGCTACCCGCTCGCCCTCGGCCAGGGGAACTTCGGCTCGCCCGGCAACGACGGCGCGGCCGCACCCCGGTACACCGAGACGAAGATGGCCCCGCTCGCCATGGAGATGGTGCGAGACATCGACGAGGAGACCGTCGACTTCCAGGACAACTACGACGGCAAGAACCAGGAACCGACCATCCTGCCGTCGCGGTTCCCGAACCTGCTCGTCAACGGGTCCTCCGGCATCGCCGTCGGCATGGCCACCAACATCCCGCCGCACAACCTGCGCGAGGTCGCCGACGGCGTCCAGTGGTACCTGGAGAACCCGGGCGCCACCAAGGAGGAACTGCTCGAGGCCCTGATCGCCCGCATCAAGGGACCCGACTTCCCCACCGGAGCGCAGATCCTGGGGCACAAGGGCATCGAGGACGCCTACCGGACCGGCCGCGGCTCCATCACGATGCGCGCCGTCGTCAACGTCGAGGAGATCCAGAACCGCACCTGCCTCGTCGTCACGGAACTGCCCTACCAGGCCAACCCGGACAACCTGGCGATCAAGATCGCCGAACTGGTCAAGGACGGCAGGATCAGCGGCATCGCCGATCTGCGCGACGAGACCTCCGGGCGTACCGGGCAGCGCCTCGTGATCGTGCTGAAGCGCGACGCCGTCGCCAAGGTGGTGCTCAACAACCTCTACAAGCACACGCAGCTGCAGGACAACTTCAGCGCGAACATGCTCGCGATCGTCGATGACGTCCCCCGCACCCTGAGCCTCGACGCGTTCATCCGCCACTGGGTGAACCACCAGCTCGAGGTCATCGTGCGCCGCACCCGGTACAGGCTGCGCAAGGCGGAGGAGGAGGCCCACATCCTCCGCGGGCTCCTGAAGGCGCTCGACGCCCTGGACGAGGTCATCGCCCTGATCCGCGCGTCCTCCACCACCGAGCAGGCACGCGACGGCCTCATGGAACTGCTCTCCATCGACGAACTGCAGGCCACGGCCATCCTGAACATGCAGCTCCGGCGCCTCGCGGCCCTGGAGCGGCAGAAGATCCAGGACCGCCATGCCGAACTCGAGTCCATGATCACCGAGTTCAACCGCATCCTCGCGTCCGAGGACGTGCAGCGCGGCATCGTCAGCACGGAGCTCGCGGACATCGTGGCGAAGTACGGCGACGACCGCCGCACCGAGATCCTCATGGGCTACGACGGTGACATGAGCATGGAGGACCTCATCCCCGAGGAGGAGATGGTCGTCACCATCACCCGCGGCGGCTACGTCAAGCGCACCCGCAGCGACAACTACCGCCAGCAGGCGCGCGGCGGCAAGGGCATCAAGGGTGCGCAGCTGCGGGGGGACGACGTCGTCGAGCACTTCTTCGTCACCACCACGCACCACTGGCTGCTGTTCTTCACGAACCTCGGCCGCGTCTACCGTGCCAAGGCGTACGAGCTCGTGGAGGCGGCTCGCGACGCCAAGGGCCAGCACGTCGCCAACCTGCTCGCCTTCCAGCCCGACGAGACCATCGCGCAGGTCCTGGACCTGCGCGACTACCAGCAGTCGCCCTTCCTCGTACTCGCGACGAAGCGCGGACTGGTCAAGAAGACCCGGCTCGAGGACTACGACACCAACCGCACCGCCGGCGTGATCGCGATCAACCTCCGCGACAACGACGAGCTCGTCTCAGCGCAGCTCGTCTCGAGCGAGGACGACATCATGCTGGTCTCCCGCAAGGGGCAGTCGCTCCGTTTCACCGCTGACGACGACGCCCTGCGGCCCATGGGCCGTGCGACGTCGGGCGTGACGGGCATGAAGTTCCGCGACGACGACGAGCTGCTCGCTGCCAACGTCGTCACCGACGACTCGTACGTGTTCATCGTGACCGAGGGTGGTTTCGCGAAGCGGACGAAGGTCGACGACTACCGCGTGCAGGGCCGTGGAGGGCTCGGCATCAAGGTCGCCAAGCTCGCCGAGGAGCGCGGCGACCTCGTCGGCGCCCTCGTGGTGCAGGAGGAGGACGAGGTGCTGGTCGTCATGGGCGGCGGCAAGGTCGTCCGCTCCGCCGTCGCCGGTGTACCCGCCAAGGGCCGCGACACGATGGGTGTGATCTTCGCGAAGCCCGACAAGACCGACCGCATCATCGCGGTGGCGCGGAACAGTGAGCGGAGCGTCGCCGTCGAGGAGGGACTCATCGAGGATCCCGCCGAGGCGAGCCCCGACGTGGAGGTCATCGATACGGTCACGCCTCAGCAGGATCCTGCGGAGTTCACAGCCGATGAAGTACGGTTGTCGACAGAGGAAACGGCTGAGCCTGACGCTGAGTCGCCGGAACACGGAGGTACTGAGTGA
- a CDS encoding DUF3566 domain-containing protein, producing the protein MSSANTNPRSTSGQVRTPGAPPRVNAPARPTQRPASAGAQAARPGQRPGLVKPAPKAKARKARLLVSKVDPWSVLKMSFLLSVALGIVTVVASFVIWTVLDLTGIFDGVNALLREIAGSESGGFDLRQFASLPQVLSFATIIAVVNVVLLTALAMLSAVLYNISSTLVGGIGVTLTDD; encoded by the coding sequence GTGAGCTCGGCCAACACCAACCCGCGATCTACCAGCGGACAAGTGAGAACGCCTGGGGCTCCTCCGCGCGTCAACGCCCCCGCACGTCCAACCCAGCGCCCGGCCTCCGCGGGTGCGCAGGCAGCGCGCCCCGGGCAGCGGCCCGGGCTCGTGAAGCCCGCGCCGAAGGCCAAGGCCCGCAAGGCCCGCCTGCTCGTGAGCAAGGTGGACCCCTGGTCCGTCCTCAAGATGTCCTTCCTGCTCTCGGTCGCACTCGGCATCGTGACGGTCGTCGCGTCCTTCGTGATCTGGACGGTCCTGGACCTGACGGGCATCTTCGACGGCGTCAACGCGCTGCTGCGAGAGATCGCAGGGTCCGAGAGCGGTGGCTTCGACCTCCGCCAGTTCGCCTCGCTGCCGCAGGTGCTGTCCTTCGCGACCATCATCGCGGTGGTGAACGTGGTGCTCCTGACCGCTCTCGCCATGCTGTCGGCGGTGCTCTACAACATCTCCTCCACCCTGGTCGGCGGTATCGGCGTCACGCTGACCGACGATTAG
- a CDS encoding DLW-39 family protein, giving the protein MKKLLIVAAAAASLLAFKRWQDSEKSKGVWSNATDDVA; this is encoded by the coding sequence GTGAAGAAGTTGCTCATCGTGGCAGCGGCCGCAGCGAGTCTCCTGGCGTTCAAGCGGTGGCAGGATTCAGAGAAGAGCAAAGGCGTCTGGAGCAATGCGACGGACGACGTAGCGTAG
- a CDS encoding DMT family transporter yields MTIFLSILGVIGVSASGPIMAATAAPVLAIAFWRNLLGALLMGGPAAVSKRAEFAALTSADLRRLAIAATALALHFACFITALKLTSVAAATALVCLQVAWIALFDALRGSRPQKAVVAGLGVAFIGVVVITGFDLSLSPDALLGDVLALAGGALAGVYQMAGASARRTLSTGTYTTLCYGACAVILLVLCAVTRQPIVGFPPAAWAGILAVTLMAQIMGHSVFNHLLAVMSPLVVSMIILLEIPGAAILAAVFLEETLPAGTYGGLALILVGLAVVIRGQQRRRGRRPLAEEAAAGPPPGLGGE; encoded by the coding sequence GTGACCATCTTCCTCTCGATCCTCGGCGTCATCGGGGTCTCGGCCTCGGGGCCGATCATGGCGGCGACCGCCGCGCCGGTCCTGGCGATCGCGTTCTGGCGGAACCTGCTCGGGGCTCTGCTCATGGGCGGGCCGGCCGCGGTCTCCAAGAGAGCCGAATTCGCGGCCCTGACCTCCGCGGACCTCCGGCGGCTGGCTATCGCCGCCACAGCGCTCGCCCTGCACTTCGCGTGCTTCATCACGGCTCTCAAGCTCACTTCGGTGGCAGCGGCCACAGCCCTCGTCTGCCTGCAGGTGGCATGGATCGCGCTGTTCGACGCCCTGCGCGGGTCCCGGCCCCAGAAGGCCGTGGTGGCAGGGCTGGGTGTCGCGTTCATCGGTGTCGTCGTCATCACGGGATTCGACCTCTCCCTGTCCCCGGACGCACTCCTCGGCGATGTCCTCGCCCTTGCCGGCGGGGCGCTTGCGGGCGTCTACCAGATGGCCGGCGCCTCCGCCCGCCGGACGCTGTCCACGGGGACCTACACGACGCTGTGCTACGGCGCCTGCGCCGTGATCCTGCTGGTGCTGTGCGCCGTGACACGCCAGCCGATCGTCGGCTTCCCTCCGGCGGCCTGGGCGGGCATCCTCGCCGTGACCCTCATGGCACAGATCATGGGCCACTCCGTGTTCAACCACCTCCTCGCCGTGATGAGCCCCCTCGTCGTCTCCATGATCATCCTGCTCGAGATCCCGGGGGCCGCCATCCTCGCGGCCGTGTTCCTCGAGGAGACGCTCCCTGCGGGGACGTACGGCGGGCTCGCTCTGATCCTCGTGGGCCTCGCCGTCGTGATCCGCGGACAGCAACGACGGCGGGGCCGCCGACCACTGGCCGAGGAAGCAGCGGCCGGTCCCCCGCCGGGACTCGGTGGCGAATAG
- a CDS encoding peptidylprolyl isomerase — MTAIPTAKATIHTNQGDIEVNLFGNHAPKTVKNFVGLATGEITWTHPQTGEESNAPLYNGTVFHRIIKDFMIQGGDPLGQGIGGPGYKFDDEINPDLTFNEPYKLAMANAGLQGGRGTNGSQFFITSVPTTWLQGKHTIFGDVTDEESRKVVDKLNAIATDMRDKPLDDVVIDSITVEQL; from the coding sequence ATGACTGCTATTCCGACAGCAAAAGCGACCATCCACACCAACCAGGGCGATATCGAGGTCAACCTCTTCGGGAACCATGCCCCGAAGACGGTGAAGAACTTCGTGGGCCTCGCGACGGGTGAGATCACCTGGACCCACCCGCAGACCGGTGAGGAGAGCAACGCCCCCCTCTACAACGGCACCGTGTTCCACCGCATCATCAAGGACTTCATGATCCAGGGTGGCGATCCCCTCGGCCAGGGCATCGGCGGACCGGGCTACAAGTTCGACGACGAGATCAATCCCGACCTCACCTTCAACGAGCCCTACAAGCTGGCCATGGCCAACGCTGGCCTCCAGGGCGGACGCGGCACCAACGGTTCGCAGTTCTTCATCACCTCCGTGCCCACCACCTGGCTGCAGGGCAAGCACACCATCTTCGGTGACGTCACCGACGAGGAATCCCGCAAGGTGGTCGACAAGCTGAACGCCATCGCCACCGATATGAGGGACAAGCCCCTCGACGACGTCGTGATCGACAGCATCACCGTGGAACAGCTCTAA
- a CDS encoding rhomboid family intramembrane serine protease gives MSYGVPAPDAAGQEAPVCPRHADRVSYVRCQRCGRPACAECQRPAAVGFQCVDCVREQAAATPTRKTAFGGVSRGDTPVVTYTLIGLCVVVFLLQLVIPGITRSFTYAPVFTAGIAGVIPAEPWRMLTAAFLHSQSSFLHIAFNMYALYILGKVLEPAMGRARFLALYLISAVGGSIGVLLLSGNPLQGVVGASGAVFGLFGALFIVQRKRGGDVRQIVVLIAINAVLGFVVPGIAWQAHLGGLVAGAACAAAIAYAPRGKRQARTQVLGLGGVVVLLALLTFVGVSRLPI, from the coding sequence ATGTCCTACGGTGTCCCCGCGCCCGACGCCGCCGGCCAGGAGGCGCCGGTCTGCCCCCGGCACGCGGATCGGGTCAGCTATGTGCGGTGCCAGCGGTGCGGACGTCCGGCCTGTGCCGAGTGCCAGCGCCCGGCGGCGGTCGGGTTCCAGTGCGTGGACTGCGTCCGTGAGCAGGCCGCCGCCACCCCGACCCGCAAGACCGCGTTCGGCGGCGTCTCGCGCGGGGACACCCCGGTGGTCACCTACACGCTGATCGGTCTCTGCGTGGTGGTGTTCCTGTTGCAACTCGTGATCCCGGGAATCACCCGGTCCTTCACCTACGCCCCGGTGTTCACCGCCGGTATCGCGGGCGTGATCCCGGCAGAGCCGTGGCGCATGCTCACCGCGGCCTTCCTCCACTCCCAGAGCTCGTTCCTACACATCGCCTTCAACATGTACGCGCTCTACATCCTCGGGAAGGTGCTCGAGCCTGCCATGGGTCGGGCGCGGTTCCTGGCCCTGTACCTCATCTCCGCCGTCGGAGGGTCCATCGGCGTCCTGCTGCTCAGCGGGAACCCGCTGCAGGGGGTGGTCGGTGCGTCCGGTGCCGTGTTCGGGCTCTTCGGAGCGCTGTTCATCGTGCAGCGGAAGCGCGGTGGCGACGTCCGCCAGATCGTCGTCCTGATCGCGATCAACGCCGTGCTCGGATTCGTGGTCCCCGGCATCGCCTGGCAGGCCCACCTGGGTGGCCTCGTAGCGGGGGCTGCCTGCGCAGCGGCCATAGCCTACGCTCCGCGCGGGAAGCGGCAGGCGAGGACGCAGGTGCTCGGTCTGGGCGGCGTCGTCGTCCTGCTCGCCCTGCTGACCTTCGTGGGAGTCTCCCGCCTTCCGATCTAG